The DNA segment CCGGAGCTGTTTCCGCGTGCCGGACGTGGCCGGCGCAGCCATCCATGCTGGTCGAGTAGCCCCGCAGGGGCGTATCGAGACCCACCGTCCCCAGAAGGGCGGACCTGCAGACTCGTCTCCTGACGCCAACCGGTCGCCATGGCCGGTGAGCGAGCGCCCCCGCAGGGGTGTCTCGAAGGGCACGCGCCCGCTCGGCTACTCTCGGGCCCGGGGGACCACCGCTCGAGAGGCACGCATGAGTCACGACACCGCACCGGCCGCACCCACGCTCGAGGCCGTCGCCGCGCTCGCCGGAGTGTCCCGGGCGACGGTCAGCCGGGTCGTCAACGACTCGCCGAAGGTGAAGGCCGAGGCGCAGGCCGCGGTCCGCCTCGCGATCGAGCAGCTCGGCTACGTGCCCAACCGCGCGGCGCGCTCGCTCGCCAGCCGGCGGACCCAGGTACTCGCCCTGCTGGTGCCCGAGTCGATCGGCAAGGTCTTCGGCGACCCGTTCCTCGCGGCCGTCGTGCAGGGGGCGGCCACCCGCCTCGCCACGACCGACTACATGCTCAACATCGTGATCGCCTCCGAGGCGACGCCCGACAAGACCCGCCGCTACCTCCTCGGCGGCAACGTCGACGGTGCGCTCGTGGTGTCGCACCACAGCGGCGATCACTCCTACGCCCGGATCGGCGCGAGCGTGCCCCTCGTCTTCGGCGGCCGCCCGCTCAGCCTCGACGATCACGACAGCCACTTCGTCGACGTCGACAACGTCGGAGCGGCGCGCCAGGTCACCGAGCACCTGCTGGGCCTCGGGAGGCGCGCCCCGGCGATGATCGCGAGCCGCCAGGACATGCCCGGCGCGATCGACCGGCTGGCGGGCTGGCGCGCGACCGTCGAGGCGGCGGGCCTGGACGCCTCGCTCGTCGAGATCGGCGACTACTCGCCGCGCGACGGCGCCGAGGCGATGCGGCGGCTGCTCGACTCCGGCCGCCCGATCGACGCGGTCTTCGCCTCCAACGACCAGATGGCCTCCGGCGCCCTGGCGGTGCTGCGCGAGCGCGGCCTGAGCGTGCCCGGCGACGTGGCGCTGGCCGGCTTCGACGGCCATTACTCCTCGGAGGCGGCCGAGCCGCCGATCACGACCGTCCGCCAGCCGGCCGCCGGCCTCGGCGACGCGATGGCCGAGGTCCTGGTCCGGCTGCTGGCCGGCGACGACGTCCCCCGGGCGACGCTGCTGCCGACGGAGCTGCTGATCCGCGGGTCGACGGTGCCGCGGAGCTGACTCCGCCGCACAACATCAGCTGAGAGCACCCGGCCTCCTCTGTGGGAGGAGGCCCACCCTTCTCAGCTGATGTTGTGCGGCCGACTCCGCGCCTCAGCCCGTGAACACCGTCGAGGAGCGGCGCTCGTACCAGTGCGCGAGGTGCTCGCCGGCGCGGAGGACGTGCTCGCGCATGATCGCGGCGGCGCGCTCGCGGTCGCCGGCGACGAAGGCCTCGACGATCTGCTCGTGCTCGCGGAAGTTCTCCTCGCGGTGGCGCGAGTTCTCGCGGAGCACCAGGCCCGAGACGTTCCGGGGGAAGGCGTCGTTGATCTCGATCAGCATCCTGCTGAGGCGGGTGTTGCCCGAGGCCTGGTAGATCAGCCCGTGGAACTGGTCGTTGGCGCTGCCGTCGCGCTCGGCCGCGGTGCCGGCGGCGACGGCGAGCGAGCGCTCGTACATGGCGGTGTTGACGGAGCGGAGCTCGGCGATCGTCGCATCGTCCAGGCGGTCGACCGCGCGGCGGGCGGCGAGCGACTCCAGCTCGGCGCGCACCTCGTAGGCCTCGCGCACCTCCCACGGCACCGGAACGCGGACGACGGCGCCGCGGTTGGGCACGACCTCGATCAGCCCGCCGGTCTGCAGCTGGCGCAGCGCCTCGCGGACCGGGGTGCGGCTGATGCCGAACTGCGTCGCGAGCTCGGCCTGGCGCAGCGGGGCGCCGATCGGGATCTCGCCGGACATGATCTTCGCCCGGATGCGGGCGGCCAGATCGTCCACGAGTGCGTTGTCGCCCTGGGTCGTCACGCGATGATCCCCTCCGATCAGCGGCCAGGTCGGCCGGGATCCAATCATGGCAGGCATTGGATCCCGACCGCCGCGGGGACGACTCCTGGCGCACTCGGCATTCTGCGCGGTACACAACTAAGGCTGGATGACCGATTCGGTTCTCAAAATCCGCGATTCGCGGATATTCAGCCTTAGTTGCGCACGCGGATCCGCTCGCAAGGCCCCGCGGGACGCCGGAGGCGCCTTCGGGGGAGCCTGTCGGCTTGACCATGGATACGACCGGCTCTACATTGGATCCAATGTTGCCAGCCGTGGCGACCGCTCGAGGTCAGGAGGCCGGCGTGGACGTGCTGCTGGTCGTGATGCTCGCGGGCGCCGCCGCCTCCCTCGCGCTCGGTCTCGCCGGCTGGCGGGGAGTGGGCCGCGGCTGGCTCGTCGCCGAGGCGGCCATGCTCGCCGCGATGCTCGACGTGCACCTGCCCGCCCTGCACCTCCTGCCCGCGCCGCTCTGGTCCGCGCTGCTCGCGGGCTGCGCGCTCGTCGCCGCCCTCGTCGACCGGGTGCGCCGCGGCCGCGGCGTCCGGCGGCACAGTGCCGACGCACTGCACGCCGTCGGGATGCTGCTCGCCGCCGTCCTCGTGCTCCTCGCCGACGCCGCGCCCACCGCGGGTGCCGGTCCGCTCGCGGGCGCCGGCCACGCGCACGGCGGCGGACTCGCCCTGCCCCTGGGCGCCGCCGTCGCCGTCTACGCGGCGTGCACGCTCCGCGTCGCCCTCGCCGGCCGCCCCGGCCGCCTCGACACCACCCGGAGGCTCGCCTCCCTCGCCGCGCTCGTCGCCATGGGCGCGATGGCCGCGGTCGGCTGAGCAGCCCGCCCCGCCCCCGAACGACACCCCACCCGCACCACACCGGAAGAAGGAGACGCCGCATGATCATCGACGCGTACAACACCACGCAGGACCGCCGAGGCCGCAGCGACTACCTCAGCGGGGTCCGCCCCGGCGAGCAGCCCCCGGCCTACACCCCGTTCGACCCGAAGCGCATCCTCGACCGGATGGACGCCGCCGGCGTCGACCGCGCGATGGTCTGCTCCCTCGCGCAGGGCATCGAGAACGACTTCCTGATCGACCTCGTGAAGGCGCACCCCGACCGCCTCTTCGGCTTCGGCCAGGTCATGCCGCAGTGGGAGAACGCGACCGACGAGATCCGCCGCTTCGCCGACGCCGGCCTGGTCGGACTCAAGCTGCACCCCAGCCTGCACGGCTACCACGTCGCCGACCACGGTCTGCTCGACCCGCTGTTCGCGGTCTGCGACGAGCTCGGGCTGCCCGTGCTGATCAACGCCCTCGATGACGCGTTCTGCGCACCGTTCGCCATCGAGGAGATCGCCAAGGGCTTCCCCGGCGTGCCGACGATCATCGCCCACATGGGCGCGGTCTGGAACGTGCCCGAGGCGATCATCGTCGCCGAGCGCAACCCGCACATCTACCTCGAGACCTCGGCGACGCTGATGTCCGACGTCAAGCGCGCCTACGCCCGGCTCGGCGCCGAGAAGATCCTGCTCGGCTCGGAGTGGCCGGGCAGCGACTTCGACCTCGAGCGGATGAAGATCGCCAAGGCGATCCCGGACGAGGCCGACCGCGCGCTGGTCGAGGGCGGCAACATGGCGCGGATCCTGGGCTGGTCGTGACCGAGGGGGCGGAGTCGGGGCCTTCGGTGCCGGAGAGCCCGGTGCTCGATCGCCCGGTGCTCGATCGTCCGGTGCTCGACGGGCCTCCCGCGGGGATGTCCGCGCCGGACCGCGAGCTGCTCGAGGTGGCCTCGGCGATCCTCGACGCCCGCTACCGGACCGGCGTCCACGAGGTCGCGGCCGCCCTCCGGCTCACGGACGGGCGGATCGTGACCGGCCTGCACGTCGAGGCGAGCGCCGGCCGGGCCTCCGTCTGCGCCGAGTCCGCCGCCCTGAGCGCCGCCGTCGTCGCCGGCTCCCCGGTCGTCGCGATCGTCGGAGTGCTGCAGCGCCCGGCCGGCTCCCGCCACCTCATCGAGCCGTGCGGCGTCTGCGCCGAGCTCCTCGGCGACCACGCCCCCGACGCGTCCGTCTGGGTCGCCGTCGCCGACACCTACTCCCCGGTCCCCGTCGCCACCCTGCTCCCGCACCGCCGCCGCCGGGCCGCCCGCCCGGTCTAGCCCGCGGCCGCCCCCCGACTCTCCAGAAGTTGCGGTAGTCGAGCGCGACTACCGCAACTTCTGAGGAATGACGTCCGGCCACGCTCCTCCACACGCGGGCCACTCTCCAGAAGTTGCGGTAATGGCGTCCGACTACCGCAACTTTCGAGGAGTGGCGACCTCGGCGCTCGCCCGGGCCGCCTGCCTCCGCGCCGACTCTCCAGAAGTTGCGGTAGTGGCGCGCGACTACCGCAACTTCTGAGGAATGGCGGCCGGTCAGGCTCCTCCACACGCGGGGGAGTGCGGCGTTCTCCACAGGCCCGCCGCGCTCCGCCTCCGCCGCTCGCCGAATCTCCAGAAGTTGCGGTAGTCGAGCGCGACTACCGCAACTTTTGAGGAATCAGGGGGCGCGGATGGGCCGGCCCGCGCCCGACTCTCCTCCACAAGCCGAGCAGCCCGAGGTTTTACCCCGGGGAAACACGGCCGACCCCCGCCCGAACGATCGCCTGGCCAGACTTGCCGGGCGGACGACGGGCCCCGGCCCTCGCACCGCCGGGGTCGTGGGGGCACCTCACCCGACCCGCGCACCACCCGGAAGGATCCACCCGCATGCTCGCCGTCTCCGGCACTCCCGTCCTCCTCGTCGTCGACATCCAGGGCGGGGCCGCCTCGGGCCTGCCGACCCCCGGCATCCCCGTGATGAGCGGCCGGGCGGAGCGCGCGCCCCGGGTGCGCGACCTGATCGCGCACTGCCGCAGTGCCGGCGTGCCGGTCGTCTTCGTGCAGGAGGTGCACAAGCGCGACCTGATCGACATCGGCCGCGAGCTCGACGGCGCCGAGGGCCCGCACTGCCTCGAGGGCGACCCGGGCACCGAGCTGGCGTCCTGGCTCGAGCCGCGACCGGAGGAGTTCGTGATCCGCAAGCGCCGCTACTCCGCCTTCTTCGGCACCGAGCTCGAGATCGTGCTGAAGGCCTATCGCGCCGGCACCCTGCTGCTGGTCGGCGGCCTCACCGACGTCTGCATCCACTACACGGCGGCGGACGCGCACCAGCACGACTACGCCGTCCGGGTGCTCACCGACTGCGTCGCCGGCTCGAGCGAGCGCGCGCACGCCGCCACGCTGGAGGCGATCGAGTACCTCCAGCGCGACGCCCTCGTCACCGCCGCCGACGTGCACGACTGGCTCGACCGCCGGGAGACGATCGATGCCTGAGCCGCGGAACGGCACCGCCCCCCGCCTCCTCGTCGCCCGCATCCGCACGATGGACCCCGAGAACCCGCTCGCCGAGGCGCTCCTGATCGACGGCGACCGGATCGCCGCGGTCGGCACCCTGCAGGAGGTCCGCGCCGCCGCCCCGGCCGGCACCCCCGAGGAGCACCTCGACGGCACCCTCCTCCCCGGCTTCATCGACGCGCACTCGCACGCCCAGCGCGCGGGCCTGAAGGCCTTGCAGCTGCTCGACGCGGGCGCCGGCGCCGACGCCTTCTCGGCCGCGATGCTCGCCGACGCGGACGCCGATCCGGACGCCCCGGACTGGCTCGGCGACACCCCGCCCACCCCCGCGGACCGCCGCGCGGCCCTCCTCCGCATCCAGCCGCTGCTGCACGAGCTGGGCTTCACCGGCGTCATCGACCCGGCCGTCACGCTCGACGAGATCGCCGCCTACCGCGCGGCCCACGAGCGCGGCGAGCTGTCGCTGCGGGTCGTCGCGATGCCCTACCCCGAGCTCGGCACGGAAGCGGTCCCGGGCGTCGACGAGGCGCTCGCCCTGCTCGACACCGTCGACGGCACCACCGGCGACGGCGACGAGCTGCTCCGCCTCGGCCCGATCAAGGTCTACTACGACGGCGAGGGGATGAAGGGCCAGGCGCTCCTCGAGCAGCCCTGGCCCGGCGGAAGCCACGGCGTGCAGCGGATCGCGACCGCCGAGTTCGCGCGGCTCGCCGCGGAGTGCGTCCAGCGCGGCTGGGGCCTGGGCGTGCACGCGGTCGGCAGCCGCGCGGTCGCCGAGGTGCTCGACGCCCTCGAGGGGGCGGGCCCGCCCGAGCGGATCGCCGCCCTGCGCTGCCAGCTGATCCACGCCTACCTCGAGCCCTCCGCCGAGAGCCGCGAGCGCGCGGCCCGGCTCGGCGTCGTCGCATCGCTGCAGCCCTCGATCGCCTGGAGCAACGCGGCGGGACTGACGGAGCGGCTCGGCGCGCGGGCCGACCCGGTCAACCCGATGCGCGACTGGCGCGACTCCGGCGTGGTGATCGCGCTCGGCTCCGACGCCCCCTACTTCCCGTTCGACCCGCGGCGGGTCGTCGCGACCGCGGTGAGCCGCCGGATGCGCCGCCTGCCCGACCCGCTCGGTCCGGAGCAGGCGCTCACGGTGCTCGAGGTCGTCGAGGGCTACACCCGGGGAGCGGCGCACGCGGCCTTCGCGGAGGACCGCCGCGGGATGCTCCGCGCCGGCTTCCTCGCCGACCTGGTGCTGCTCTCGGTCGACCCGGGGGAGTGCTCGGCGGAGGAGTTCGCCGGGGCGCAGGTGCTGCGCACGGTGGTCGGCGGGCGGACGGTGCACGGGCCCGCGGCGGAGGACGCCGACCAGATGTAATCCCGCCGAAACACAATGGGATCCGCATTGCCTTAGATTGGATCCAAGTTGAGCGGCCCCCCGAGCAACTCCGCCCCGCCCCCGATGCACCACCCGTACCCCTTGGAGGACAGCACCATGGTCAGGAAGAGCTTGCTCGCCGGCGTCGCACTGGCGGCCGTCGCGAGCCTCGCGCTCACCGCCTGCGGGACCACCAGCGCCCCGCAGAGCGCCACCGGCACCGCCGGCACCACCGACACCATCAACGCGGAGCTCTGGTACGCGCCGTCCACCTTCGACCCCGCGAAGGCCTCCGCCGACGCCGACGTGACCGTCGCGCGCCTCGGCTTCGACACCCTGCTCCGCCAGGGCGAGACCGAGGGCTACATCGGCGGCCTCGCCACCGAGTGGAACGCCGTCTCGGCGTCCGAGTACACGTTCACCCTCCGCGACGGCGCCACCTGCGCCGACGGCACCGCGATCACGCCGACCGTCGTCGCCGACTCCTTCACGTACCTCACCGGCCTCGACGACTCGGGCGCGCTGACCTGGAAGAACCAGGCCTTCGGCTCCGGCGACCCGACCTTCACCCCCGACGACGCGGCCGGCACGCTGACGATCTCGCTCAGTCAGCCCTACTCGCAGCTGCTCGGCGGCGTCACCCGCCCCGGCACCGGCATCATCTGCCCCGCCGGCCTCGCCGACACCGAGGGCCTCGCCGCGGGCACCGTCGACGGCGCCTGGTCCGGCCCGTACATGCTCTCGAACCTCTCGGCCGGTGTCAGCGCCGCCTACACGCTGCGCGACGACTACGACGCCTGGCCCGACTGGCAGGACGTCGAGGGCGAGCCCGCGAAGACGATCAACCTGACCGTGCAGTCCGACTCCAACACGAGCGCCAACCTGCTCGAGTCCGGCGGCGTGGACCTCGCCCGCTTCTACGACTCCAACGCGCTGCGCTTCGAGGACGACCCGGCCTACACGACCGTCACCTTCGCCAGCTCGGCCTACAACCTCGTCTTCAACGAGGCCCCCGGCTCCGGCTCGATCTTCGAGGGGAACGAGGAGCGCCGCGCCGCGGTCGCCCAGGCGATCGACACCCAGGGCTTCAACTCGGCCGGCCTCGACGGCCTCGGCGTGCCGCAGTACACCGTCAACGCGGCGAGCTACCGCTGCGCCCTGGACGACGAGTCGCTGGTGCAGAAGTACGACCCCGCCGCCGCGACGCCCGAGCTCACCGGTCAGTCGATCCGCCTGCTGATGATGTCGAACTGGGACCCGGCCGCCGACTACCTGGCCGAGTCGCTCCGCGCCGCGGGCGCCACCGTCACCGTCTCGGCGCTCGACCCGGCCGACTGGTCGAAGGCCATGCGCACCGAGCCCGCCACCTGGGACGTCGCGATCGCCGCGGAGAACGCCGGCCCCGGCCTCATCCACACCACGATCGCCCGCTACCTCGGACCGACCTACGCCGACGGCGGCACGAACGTCTCCTCCAGCGACAACCCCGAGGGCGTCGCCTACTACGAGGCCGCGATGGCCGCCTCGGACACCGAGACGCAGTGCGAGAACCTGCTCGCCGCCCAGAAGACGATCCTCGAGCGCGTCGACATGACGCCGCTGATCACCGACACGCACCGCTACGTGGCCCGCTCCGGCTTCGCGACCTCGGTGTTCTCGGGCTACTGGGACATCTCGGCCATGCGGATCCTGTCCTGATCCGCTGATCAGCACCGCTGAGCAGCCCACCCGAGCGGGACGACACGAGGAGACGACGCGATGAGCACCACGACCGCCACCACCCTTGCGTCGTCCGGCGCGGCAGGCCCAGGCCCCGGCCCGGGCGCCGTCCGCGCCGGCACCCTCGGCGGGGCCTGGCGGAGGTTCCTCCTCCGCCGGGCCCTCGGCCTGCTCGTCAACCTCGCGCTGCTCGTGCTGGTCACCTTCCTGATCGTGCAGCTCATCCCCGGCGACCCGGCGATCGCCATCGCGGGGGAGGCGGCCTCGCTCGACCAGGTCGAGCTGGTCCGCACCCAGCTCGGCCTCGACCAGCCGCTGCCCGCGCAGCTCTGGACCTACCTCCTCGGCGTGCTGCAGGGCGACTTCGGCGCCTCCTACCGCTACTCCATCCCGGCGATGGACCTCGTGATGACGGCCGTCCCGTACACGCTGACCATCACGATCTCCGCGGTGCTGCTCCTGCTCGTCCTCGGCATCGCGCTGGGCATGGCGGTCGGAGTCGCGACCCGCGGCGACCGCCGCCGCTGGCTCGACGCGGTGTTCAGCACCGTCACCGGGCTGATCTCCTCGGTCCCCACCTACGTGCTGGCGACCGGCTTCGTCGTCGTCTTCGCGGTGCTGCTGAAGGTGCTGCCGCCCGCGTACTCGCCGGCCTACGACTTCGGCACCGCCGCGATCCTGCCGATCGCCTCGCTCACCGTCGGCGGCACCTGCTCCGTCGCGAGGATCGTCCGCCGCGAGACCGCGGTGATCCTCGAACAGGACTACATGCGCACCGCCCGCGGCTGGCGGCTGCCCGCGCTCACCCTCTACGCCAAGCACATGCTGCCCAACCTGCTCACCACGGCGCTGACGCTCTCGGGCATCATCCTCACCGCCCTGCTCGGCTCCGCGCTGATCACGGAGGCGGTCTTCGCCTGGCCGGGTCTCGGCGGCGTGATCGTGCAGGCGATCGCGATCGACAAGGACTACCCGGTGATCCGGGCGGCCGTCTTCGTGATCGGGCTCATCTCCCTCGTGATCACCCTCGTGATCGACGTCATCCTGGGTCTGATCGACCCGCGCACCCTCGGAGAGCAGCGTGGCTGAGTCCCTCCCCGCCGTCCGCGGCCTGAAGCCCGCCGGCGCGCGCACCTTCGCCTGGAACCCCGGGCTCGTGATCGGGCTCGGCCTCCTCGGCGTGATCGCCCTCACCGCGCTGATCGCCCCGATCGCGCTCGAGGGCCAGGCCACCGGCCTCGGCGGCAGCCCCAGCCTCGGCTCGACCGCCGAGCACCCGCTCGGCACCGACACCCTCGGCCGCGACATGCTCGCCCGCACCCTCGTCGCCACCCGCTCGACCGTGCT comes from the Rathayibacter festucae DSM 15932 genome and includes:
- a CDS encoding LacI family DNA-binding transcriptional regulator, which translates into the protein MSHDTAPAAPTLEAVAALAGVSRATVSRVVNDSPKVKAEAQAAVRLAIEQLGYVPNRAARSLASRRTQVLALLVPESIGKVFGDPFLAAVVQGAATRLATTDYMLNIVIASEATPDKTRRYLLGGNVDGALVVSHHSGDHSYARIGASVPLVFGGRPLSLDDHDSHFVDVDNVGAARQVTEHLLGLGRRAPAMIASRQDMPGAIDRLAGWRATVEAAGLDASLVEIGDYSPRDGAEAMRRLLDSGRPIDAVFASNDQMASGALAVLRERGLSVPGDVALAGFDGHYSSEAAEPPITTVRQPAAGLGDAMAEVLVRLLAGDDVPRATLLPTELLIRGSTVPRS
- a CDS encoding ABC transporter substrate-binding protein; the encoded protein is MVRKSLLAGVALAAVASLALTACGTTSAPQSATGTAGTTDTINAELWYAPSTFDPAKASADADVTVARLGFDTLLRQGETEGYIGGLATEWNAVSASEYTFTLRDGATCADGTAITPTVVADSFTYLTGLDDSGALTWKNQAFGSGDPTFTPDDAAGTLTISLSQPYSQLLGGVTRPGTGIICPAGLADTEGLAAGTVDGAWSGPYMLSNLSAGVSAAYTLRDDYDAWPDWQDVEGEPAKTINLTVQSDSNTSANLLESGGVDLARFYDSNALRFEDDPAYTTVTFASSAYNLVFNEAPGSGSIFEGNEERRAAVAQAIDTQGFNSAGLDGLGVPQYTVNAASYRCALDDESLVQKYDPAAATPELTGQSIRLLMMSNWDPAADYLAESLRAAGATVTVSALDPADWSKAMRTEPATWDVAIAAENAGPGLIHTTIARYLGPTYADGGTNVSSSDNPEGVAYYEAAMAASDTETQCENLLAAQKTILERVDMTPLITDTHRYVARSGFATSVFSGYWDISAMRILS
- a CDS encoding GntR family transcriptional regulator, with protein sequence MTTQGDNALVDDLAARIRAKIMSGEIPIGAPLRQAELATQFGISRTPVREALRQLQTGGLIEVVPNRGAVVRVPVPWEVREAYEVRAELESLAARRAVDRLDDATIAELRSVNTAMYERSLAVAAGTAAERDGSANDQFHGLIYQASGNTRLSRMLIEINDAFPRNVSGLVLRENSRHREENFREHEQIVEAFVAGDRERAAAIMREHVLRAGEHLAHWYERRSSTVFTG
- a CDS encoding cysteine hydrolase family protein, whose product is MLAVSGTPVLLVVDIQGGAASGLPTPGIPVMSGRAERAPRVRDLIAHCRSAGVPVVFVQEVHKRDLIDIGRELDGAEGPHCLEGDPGTELASWLEPRPEEFVIRKRRYSAFFGTELEIVLKAYRAGTLLLVGGLTDVCIHYTAADAHQHDYAVRVLTDCVAGSSERAHAATLEAIEYLQRDALVTAADVHDWLDRRETIDA
- a CDS encoding ABC transporter permease, with the protein product MSTTTATTLASSGAAGPGPGPGAVRAGTLGGAWRRFLLRRALGLLVNLALLVLVTFLIVQLIPGDPAIAIAGEAASLDQVELVRTQLGLDQPLPAQLWTYLLGVLQGDFGASYRYSIPAMDLVMTAVPYTLTITISAVLLLLVLGIALGMAVGVATRGDRRRWLDAVFSTVTGLISSVPTYVLATGFVVVFAVLLKVLPPAYSPAYDFGTAAILPIASLTVGGTCSVARIVRRETAVILEQDYMRTARGWRLPALTLYAKHMLPNLLTTALTLSGIILTALLGSALITEAVFAWPGLGGVIVQAIAIDKDYPVIRAAVFVIGLISLVITLVIDVILGLIDPRTLGEQRG
- a CDS encoding amidohydrolase family protein, which gives rise to MIIDAYNTTQDRRGRSDYLSGVRPGEQPPAYTPFDPKRILDRMDAAGVDRAMVCSLAQGIENDFLIDLVKAHPDRLFGFGQVMPQWENATDEIRRFADAGLVGLKLHPSLHGYHVADHGLLDPLFAVCDELGLPVLINALDDAFCAPFAIEEIAKGFPGVPTIIAHMGAVWNVPEAIIVAERNPHIYLETSATLMSDVKRAYARLGAEKILLGSEWPGSDFDLERMKIAKAIPDEADRALVEGGNMARILGWS
- a CDS encoding cytidine deaminase; translated protein: MLDRPVLDRPVLDGPPAGMSAPDRELLEVASAILDARYRTGVHEVAAALRLTDGRIVTGLHVEASAGRASVCAESAALSAAVVAGSPVVAIVGVLQRPAGSRHLIEPCGVCAELLGDHAPDASVWVAVADTYSPVPVATLLPHRRRRAARPV
- a CDS encoding amidohydrolase, which produces MPEPRNGTAPRLLVARIRTMDPENPLAEALLIDGDRIAAVGTLQEVRAAAPAGTPEEHLDGTLLPGFIDAHSHAQRAGLKALQLLDAGAGADAFSAAMLADADADPDAPDWLGDTPPTPADRRAALLRIQPLLHELGFTGVIDPAVTLDEIAAYRAAHERGELSLRVVAMPYPELGTEAVPGVDEALALLDTVDGTTGDGDELLRLGPIKVYYDGEGMKGQALLEQPWPGGSHGVQRIATAEFARLAAECVQRGWGLGVHAVGSRAVAEVLDALEGAGPPERIAALRCQLIHAYLEPSAESRERAARLGVVASLQPSIAWSNAAGLTERLGARADPVNPMRDWRDSGVVIALGSDAPYFPFDPRRVVATAVSRRMRRLPDPLGPEQALTVLEVVEGYTRGAAHAAFAEDRRGMLRAGFLADLVLLSVDPGECSAEEFAGAQVLRTVVGGRTVHGPAAEDADQM